The proteins below are encoded in one region of Oreochromis niloticus isolate F11D_XX linkage group LG6, O_niloticus_UMD_NMBU, whole genome shotgun sequence:
- the tma16 gene encoding translation machinery-associated protein 16, which produces MPKTQRGKPAEKVVHPYSRKAAYMAREECRLRRKERQKTEKASRLSNIGEKLLWFQSELDPAKATYTKKDACDIIERYLHRFDSELEQIELMNGIKGRQGRLHGAREAVIKQTIERERAQFEGVGFEIPDIINGKHLKTFREWTGDLKKLPNIKLRKVSNKSLESKKEGEEKHEGEQDQEDDDDNEEDGSDLDCEQMDEISDSH; this is translated from the exons ATG CCGAAGACTCAGAGAGGAAAACCTGCGGAGAAAGTGGTTCATCCGTACAGCCGGAAGGCAGCTTATATGGCCCGAGAGGAGTGCAGACTTAGGAGGAAAGAGAG GCAGAAGACTGAGAAAGCTAGTCGTCTGAGCAACATTG GTGAGAAGCTCTTGTGGTTTCAGAGTGAGCTGGATCCAGCTAAGGCAACTTACACAAAAAAAGATGCCTGCGACATCATTGAGAG ATACCTCCATAGATTTGACTCTGAACTTGAGCAGATTGAACTCATGAATGGGATCAAAGGTCGGCAGGGTCGTCTCCATGGCGCCAGAGAGGCCGTAATCAAACAGACCATCGAGCGAGAGCGGGCACAGTTTGAGGGCGTCGGTTTCG AAATCCCGGACATCATCAATGGAAAACATCTGAAGACCTTTAG AGAGTGGACTGGGGACCTGAAGAAACTTCCGAATATTAAACTGCGCAAGGTCTCGAACAAAAGTTTAGAGTCAAAGAAGGAAGGGGAGGAGAAACATGAGGGCGAGCAGGATcaagaggatgatgatgataatgaggAAGATGGAAGCGATTTGGACTGTGAGCAAATGGATGAGATTTCAGACTCCCACTGA
- the marchf1 gene encoding chromodomain-helicase-DNA-binding protein Mi-2 homolog yields MPVQQITVVPSRDIANNGKSALRSKDKTEGRKAPGRSGSRSSNISKASNSTAGLTTASRTSITPSAQDICSSGQLSRLEEDASESRKHKKHTHNSSAMTVTGTTLGSSAQAQKKQVKRRHRRKRSSCTAIDCVETNGKQDHNDRSLSSDRSELGEKRERSFRNRRDLPPRFRCTGAPPSDSSEDEACRESRSWSKEKARRARRRSGSSRDREVINTHKGGEDKAEIMELQSVGSDEGKESQPLMEDSSGLKKRHNHGSSVKRDSHASQRDRSQGRDKDTKSYKSQSPRGSSSLADDGEELITKRYQEKGSGGGDMSVPTLQKHCDANGNTPHPCSDDSELEVCRICHCEGDDECPLIMPCRCTGSLSFVHQACLNQWIKSSDTRCCELCKFDFIMETKLKPLSKWEKLHMSKSERRKIFCSVLFHLIAIVCMLWSVYILVRRTAEEIRLGKNGVLEWPFWTKLIVVAIGFTGGLIFMYIQCKVYLQLWRRLKAFNRIITVQNCPEKDLHNPQAWHSTIANGRHETVEVPVSQALAQAPAAPMDSDTSVEAAVAPAQNPV; encoded by the exons ATGCCAGTACAACAGATAACTGTGGTTCCGTCCAGGGACATAGCCAACAATGGCAAGAGCGCTCTTCGCTCCAAAGACAAGACCGAG GGGAGGAAGGCACCTGGGCGCTCAGGGAGTCGATCCAGCAACATCTCCAAG GCTAGCAACTCGACTGCAGGGCTTACTACAGCCTCAAGGACATCCATAACACCATCCGCTCAGGACATATGCAG ttctGGACAGCTGTCCCGCTTAGAGGAGGATGCGTCTGAGTCACGCAAAcacaaaaagcacacacacaactcCTCTGCAATGACAGTCACTGGCACCACTCTGGGCTCATCGGCTCAGGCACAAAAAAAGCAGGTGAAGCGACGTCACCGCCGCAAGAGAAGCAGCTGCACGGCCATCGACTGCGTGGAAACCAATGGCAAGCAGGACCACAACGACCGGAGCCTCAGCTCTGACCGTAGTGAGTTGGGCGAGAAGAGGGAGCGCTCCTTCAGGAACCGGAGGGATCTCCCACCTCGCTTCCGGTGCACAGGTGCGCCGCCTTCAGACTCCTCTGAGGATGAGGCGTGCCGCGAGAGCCGCAGCTGGAGCAAAGAGAAAGCCAGAAGAGCGCGCCGCCGCAGCGGGAGCAGCCGGGACAGGGAggtgataaacacacacaaaggagGAGAAGACAAAGCCGAGATCATGGAGCTGCAATCTGTGGGCTCAGATGAAGGGAAAGAGAGTCAACCTCTGATGGAGGACAGCAGCGGCCTTAAGAAGCGCCACAACCACGGGAGCTCGGTGAAGAGAGACAGCCATGCATCGCAGAGGGATCGATCGCAGGGCAGAGATAAGGATACGAAGAGCTACAAATCACAGAGCCCAAGAGGCAGCTCCTCATTGGCCGACGATGGCGAGGAGCTCATCACCAAGAGATACCAGGAGAAGGGGTCAGGGGGCGGGGACATGTCAGTGCCCACACTCCAGAAACACTGTGATGCGAATGGGAACACACCGCATCCCTGCTCTGATGACTCTGAGCTGGAGGTCTGCAG GATCTGCCACTGTGAGGGGGACGACGAGTGTCCGTTGATAATGCCCTGTCGCTGCACGGGAAGCCTCAGTTTTGTTCATCAGGCCTGTCTCAACCAGTGGATCAAATCCTCCGACACTCGCTGCTGTGAACTCTGCAAATTTGACTTCATCATGGAGACGAAGCTCAAACCTTTAAGCAAG TGGGAGAAGCTACACATGTCAAAGAGCGAGAGGAGGAAGATCTTCTGCTCAGTGCTGTTTCACCTGATAGCGATAGTGTGTATGTTGTGGTCCGTCTACATTCTGGTGAGGAGAACTGCTGAAGAGATCCGACTCGGAAAGAACG GTGTGCTGGAATGGCCCTTCTGGACTAAGCTGATTGTGGTGGCCATCGGCTTCACGGGTGGCCTCATCTTCATGTACATCCAATGTAAAGTCTACCTGCAGCTGTGGCGCCGCCTCAAGGCCTTCAACCGCATCATCACTGTGCAGAACTGTCCCGAGAAGGACCTGCACAACCCCCAGGCCTGGCACAGCACCATCGCCAATGGCAGGCATGAAACCGTGGAGGTGCCGGTCAGCCAGGCCCTCGCCCAAGCTCCGGCAGCGCCGATGGACTCTGACACGTCGGTGGAAGCCGCTGTGGCACCGGCGCAAAACCCCGTTTGA